One part of the Eubalaena glacialis isolate mEubGla1 chromosome 19, mEubGla1.1.hap2.+ XY, whole genome shotgun sequence genome encodes these proteins:
- the UTS2R gene encoding urotensin-2 receptor, whose translation MALSPEPLSRFPVLATTGSTMPEPPGAPNASLNSSWASPAEPSSLEDLVATGTIGVVLSAMGMVGVVGNLYTLAVMCRFLHTSASMYVYVVNLALADLLYLLSIPFIVATYVTKAWHFGDVGCRVLFSLDFLTMHASIFTLTLMSSERYAAVVRPLDMVQRSKGYRKVLALGTWLLALLLALPMMLAIRLVRRGHKSLCLPAWGQRAHRTYLTLLFGTSIVGPGVVIGLLYVRLARAYWQSQRASFTQTRRLPNPRVLYLILGIVLLFWACFLPFWLWQLLTQYRGTPPLTPRSARIINYLTTCLTYSNSCVNPFLYTLLTKNYRDYRQRSLQGRGAHRPVGIHSFPQGRTGCQRGSGRSLSSSSQQASETIALSQTVPRGLCT comes from the coding sequence ACGACAGGCAGCACCATGCCCGAGCCGCCTGGCGCCCCCAATGCATCTCTCAACAGCTCGTGGGCCAGCCCAGCAGAGCCCAGCTCCCTGGAGGACCTGGTGGCCACGGGCACCATTGGGGTGGTGCTCTCGGCCATGGGCATGGTTGGCGTGGTGGGCAACTTGTACACGCTGGCTGTCATGTGCCGCTTCCTGCACACCTCAGCCTCCATGTACGTCTACGTCGTCAACCTGGCGCTGGCGGACTTGCTCTACCTGCTCAGCATCCCCTTCATCGTGGCCACCTACGTCACCAAGGCGTGGCACTTCGGCGACGTGGGCTGCCGTGTCCTCTTCAGCCTGGACTTCCTGACCATGCACGCCAGCATCTTCACCCTGACCCTCATGAGCAGTGAGCGCTACGCCGCCGTGGTGAGGCCACTGGACATGGTGCAGCGTTCCAAGGGCTACCGCAAGGTTCTGGCGCTGGGCACGTGGCTGCTGGCGCTGTTGCTGGCACTGCCCATGATGCTGGCCATCCGGCTGGTCCGCAGGGGCCACAAGAGCCTCTGCCTGCCGGCCTGGGGCCAGCGCGCCCACCGCACCTACCTGACGCTGCTCTTCGGGACCAGCATCGTGGGGCCTGGTGTGGTCATCGGGCTGCTCTACGTCCGCCTGGCCCGGGCCTACTGGCAGTCGCAGCGGGCTTCCTTCACGCAGACGCGGCGGCTACCCAACCCCAGGGTGCTCTACCTCATCCTGGGCATCGTGCTGCTCTTCTGGGCCTGCTTCCTGCCCTTCTGGCTGTGGCAGCTCCTCACCCAGTACCGCGGGACCCCGCCGCTCACGCCCCGCTCCGCCCGCATCATCAACTACCTGACCACCTGCCTCACCTACAGCAACAGCTGCGTAAACCCCTTCCTCTACACGCTGCTCACTAAGAACTACCGCGACTACCGCCAGCGCTCGCTCCAAGGCAGGGGCGCCCACCGGCCCGTGGGTATCCACAGCTTCCCGCAGGGCCGCACCGGCTGCCAGCGCGGCTCAGGCCGCTCGCTGTCCTCCAGCAGCCAGCAGGCCAGCGAGACCATCGCGCTGTCCCAGACGGTCCCTAGGGGGCTCTGCACCTGA